One segment of Scomber scombrus chromosome 3, fScoSco1.1, whole genome shotgun sequence DNA contains the following:
- the tsen2 gene encoding tRNA-splicing endonuclease subunit Sen2 — protein MQADFRTPRRRTRVHEAREAPLPLNAHFRSDLINQHVLVSDPDQIHQIHNQGFFGKGVLSRARPDHSLSDQWEQHEGLFLPIMPQSRYDELLRWAGSLLSARGLDEEAVNQTLLRLSQPVETEAVRKEAEPEPEGGASPHAKRPRPGSEVEPGSEVERSCWLDPDPDGLVPGPGFVLVVSDAEAGGGAGGARQVRRTPFSLTEYLQLSLEETFFLVYSLGCLSVYLHQEPLSVIQLWRKFRSLRPDFVSSYAAYQHCRSRGWVPKEGGGAKYGADLVLYRKGPPFYHASYSVVVERVDGAFRGSALRPFSWRSLAALSRITANVSKELMMCYVIYPTDLSEEELNSPECLSRLKVQEVIISRWVSSKERAEQDDI, from the exons ATGCAGGCCGATTTCCGGACCCCACGCAGACGGACCCGGGTCCACGAGGCGCGCGAGGCTCCGCTGCCGCTGAACGCTCACTTCCGGTCTGACCTCATTAACCAGCACGTGCTGGTTTCTGATCCAGACCAGATccaccagatacacaaccag GGTTTCTTCGGGAAGGGGGTTCTCTCCAGAGCCAGACCGGACCACAGCCTCTCCGACCAATGGGAGC aaCATGAAGGTCTGTTTCTACCCATCATGCCCCAGTCCAG GTACGACGAGCTGCTCAGGTGGGCGGGGTCTCTCCTCTCGGCTCGGGGATTGGACGAagaagctgtcaatcaaactctGCTCAGACTGTCTCAGCCAGTAGAGACGGAAGCTGTGAGGAAGGAGGCGGAGCCAGAGCCAGAGGGAGGAGCCTCTCCTCACGCTAAGAGGCCGCGGCCGGGGTCAGAAGTCGAGCCGGGGTCAGAGGTCGAGAGAAGCTGCTG GTTGGACCCTGATCCTGATGGTCTGGTTCCAGGTCCTGGTTTTGTCCTGGTGGTCTCTGATGCTGAG gCAGGCGGGGGGGCCGGGGGGGCGAGGCAGGTGAGGCGGACCCCGTTCTCCCTCACAGAGTACCTGCAGCTCAGCCTGGAGGAG ACCTTCTTCCTGGTCTACAGCCTGGgctgcctgtctgtctacctgcaCCAg GAGCCCCTGTCAGTCATCCAGCTGTGGAGGAAGTTCCGGTCTCTGCGGCCGGACTTCGTCAGCTCGTACGCAGCCTATCAGCACTGCCGAAGCCGGGGGTGGGTCCCTAAAGAAGGGGGAGGGGCCAAGTACGGCGCCGACCTCG tGTTGTACAGGAAAGGTCCACCTTTCTACCAtgccag TTACTCAGTGGTGGTGGAGCGGGTTgatggtgcgttcaggggcTCGGCGTTGCGTCCGTTTTCGTGGCGTTCTCTGGCGGCTCTCAGCAGGATCACCGCTAACGTGTCAAAG gagCTGATGATGTGTTACGTCATCTATCCCACCGACCTATCAGAGGAGGAGCTGAACTCACCTGAGTGTCTGAGCAGACTGAAGGTTCAG gaagtGATCATCAGCAGGTGGGTTTCCTCCAAAGAACGAGCGGAGCAGGACGACATCTGA